Proteins encoded by one window of Dryocola sp. LX212:
- a CDS encoding DUF2502 domain-containing protein, whose translation MLKSIVLALSILVVTPLAVQASEITLVPAVKLQIGDQDNRGNYWDGGQWRDHGWWGNHYEWHDNHWRPHGRPDHHDDHRHDDRHEHHDNGNHYGQHKHH comes from the coding sequence ATGTTGAAATCTATCGTTCTGGCGTTATCGATTCTGGTGGTGACTCCTCTGGCCGTACAGGCTTCCGAAATCACGCTGGTTCCGGCGGTGAAGCTGCAGATTGGTGATCAGGATAATCGTGGGAACTACTGGGATGGCGGCCAGTGGCGCGATCATGGCTGGTGGGGAAATCACTATGAGTGGCATGACAATCACTGGCGTCCACACGGTCGTCCGGACCATCATGATGACCATCGGCATGACGATCGCCATGAACATCATGACAACGGTAACCACTACGGCCAGCACAAGCATCACTAA